In a single window of the Geotrypetes seraphini chromosome 11, aGeoSer1.1, whole genome shotgun sequence genome:
- the IFT52 gene encoding intraflagellar transport protein 52 homolog isoform X1 → MVVDKEGAMEKELRNIIIFNASKKEIFTTNTGYKSLQKRLRTNWKIQSLKDEITAEKLVGVRLWITAGPREKFTAAEFEVLKKYLETGGDILVMLGEGGESRYDTNINFLLEEYGIMVNNDAVVRNVYYKYFHPKEALVSNGVLNREISRAAGKAVPGIIDEDNSGNNAQALTFIYPFGATLNVMKPAVAVLSTGSVCFPLNRPILAFYHSKLEEIIDKMLEEEAESSGRISVRAEKRIRKKIFKLFERNENQGGKLAVMGSCHMFSDQYLDKEENSKIMDVVFQWLTTRDIHLNQIDAEDPEISDYTMLPDTAKLSERLRVCLQEGDENPRDFTTLFDMTIYQLDTTSLSKVIKSYEQLNVKHEALQLIQPQFEPPLPVLKPAVFPPTFRELPPPTLDLFDLDETFSSETARLAQITNKCTEDDLEFYVRKCGDILGVTNSLPRDEQDAKHILEHIFFQVVEFKKLNQEHDLDTSEAEFQSS, encoded by the exons ATGGTGGTCGACAAGGAG GGAGCCATGGAGAAGGAGCTTCGGAACATCATTATTTTTAATGCTTCCAAGAAAGAGATTTTTACTACGAACACTGGATACAAATCTTTACAGAAAAGGTTGCGAACCAACTGGAAGATACAGAG TTTGAAAGATGAAATCACAGCAGAGAAGCTAGTGGGGGTGAGGTTATGGATTACAGCAGGGCCCAGAGAAAAGTTCACtgcagcagag TTTGAAGTACTGAAGAAGTATCTGGAGACTGGTGGGGATATTCTGGTGATGCTAGGAGAAGGTGGAGAATCCCGATATGATACCAATATCAATTTTCTGTTAGAAGAATATGGGATCATGGTGAACAATG ATGCTGTTGTGAGAAATGTATATTACAAGTATTTTCATCCAAAAGAAGCTCTTGTCTCCAATGGCGTTTTGAATAG AGAGATCAGCCGAGCTGCAGGAAAAGCTGTTCCAGGAATAATAGATGAAGATAACAGTGGAAACAACGCACA GGCTCTCACTTTCATATATCCGTTTGGTGCCACACTAAATGTGATGAAACCAGCTGTGGCTGTTCTGTCCACAGGATCTGTCTGCTTTCCTCTCAATAGACCTATTCTGGCTTTCTACCACTCCAAG CTGGAGGAAATTATAGACAAAATGCTGGAGGAGGAAGCTGAAAGCAGTGGTAGAATCTCTGTCAGGGCCGAGAAAAGGATTAGAAAGAAGATATTTAAACTGTTTGAGAGAAACGAG AATCAAGGTGGAAAGCTGGCTGTGATGGGCTCTTGCCACATGTTCAGTGACCAATACTTGGATAAAGAAGAAAACAGCAAAATTATG GATGTTGTCTTCCAGTGGCTCACTACAAGGGATATCCATTTAAATCAGATAGATGCTGAGGACCCAGAG ATTTCTGATTACACCATGCTCCCTGACACAGCTAAGCTGTCAGAGCGTCTGCGAGTGTGTCTACAGGAAGGAGACGAAAACCCACGAGACTTCACCACGCTCTTTGATATGACCATCTATCAACTAGACACAACCTCTCTCTCCAAAGTTATTAA ATCATATGAACAGCTCAATGTGAAGCATGAAGCTCTCCAGCTCATCCAGCCTCAGTTTGAGCCACCTCTTCCTGTCCTCAAACCAGCT GTTTTTCCTCCAACTTTCAGGGAGTTACCACCACCTACTCTGGACCTCTTTGATTTGGATGAAACATTCTCATCTGAGACAGCTCGTCTTGCTCAGATTACCAACAAAT gtACAGAAGACGATTTGGAGTTTTATGTGAGAAAGTGCGGTGACATTCTTGGGGTAACAAATTCACTTCCAAGAGATGAGCAAGATGCTAAACACATTCTAGAACACATCTTCTTCCAGGTGGTGGAGTTCAAGAAGTTAAATCAG GAACATGATTTGGATACAAGTGAAGCTGAATTCCAGAGCAGCTAG
- the IFT52 gene encoding intraflagellar transport protein 52 homolog isoform X2: MVVDKEGAMEKELRNIIIFNASKKEIFTTNTGYKSLQKRLRTNWKIQSLKDEITAEKLVGVRLWITAGPREKFTAAEFEVLKKYLETGGDILVMLGEGGESRYDTNINFLLEEYGIMVNNDAVVRNVYYKYFHPKEALVSNGVLNREISRAAGKAVPGIIDEDNSGNNAQALTFIYPFGATLNVMKPAVAVLSTGSVCFPLNRPILAFYHSKNQGGKLAVMGSCHMFSDQYLDKEENSKIMDVVFQWLTTRDIHLNQIDAEDPEISDYTMLPDTAKLSERLRVCLQEGDENPRDFTTLFDMTIYQLDTTSLSKVIKSYEQLNVKHEALQLIQPQFEPPLPVLKPAVFPPTFRELPPPTLDLFDLDETFSSETARLAQITNKCTEDDLEFYVRKCGDILGVTNSLPRDEQDAKHILEHIFFQVVEFKKLNQEHDLDTSEAEFQSS, translated from the exons ATGGTGGTCGACAAGGAG GGAGCCATGGAGAAGGAGCTTCGGAACATCATTATTTTTAATGCTTCCAAGAAAGAGATTTTTACTACGAACACTGGATACAAATCTTTACAGAAAAGGTTGCGAACCAACTGGAAGATACAGAG TTTGAAAGATGAAATCACAGCAGAGAAGCTAGTGGGGGTGAGGTTATGGATTACAGCAGGGCCCAGAGAAAAGTTCACtgcagcagag TTTGAAGTACTGAAGAAGTATCTGGAGACTGGTGGGGATATTCTGGTGATGCTAGGAGAAGGTGGAGAATCCCGATATGATACCAATATCAATTTTCTGTTAGAAGAATATGGGATCATGGTGAACAATG ATGCTGTTGTGAGAAATGTATATTACAAGTATTTTCATCCAAAAGAAGCTCTTGTCTCCAATGGCGTTTTGAATAG AGAGATCAGCCGAGCTGCAGGAAAAGCTGTTCCAGGAATAATAGATGAAGATAACAGTGGAAACAACGCACA GGCTCTCACTTTCATATATCCGTTTGGTGCCACACTAAATGTGATGAAACCAGCTGTGGCTGTTCTGTCCACAGGATCTGTCTGCTTTCCTCTCAATAGACCTATTCTGGCTTTCTACCACTCCAAG AATCAAGGTGGAAAGCTGGCTGTGATGGGCTCTTGCCACATGTTCAGTGACCAATACTTGGATAAAGAAGAAAACAGCAAAATTATG GATGTTGTCTTCCAGTGGCTCACTACAAGGGATATCCATTTAAATCAGATAGATGCTGAGGACCCAGAG ATTTCTGATTACACCATGCTCCCTGACACAGCTAAGCTGTCAGAGCGTCTGCGAGTGTGTCTACAGGAAGGAGACGAAAACCCACGAGACTTCACCACGCTCTTTGATATGACCATCTATCAACTAGACACAACCTCTCTCTCCAAAGTTATTAA ATCATATGAACAGCTCAATGTGAAGCATGAAGCTCTCCAGCTCATCCAGCCTCAGTTTGAGCCACCTCTTCCTGTCCTCAAACCAGCT GTTTTTCCTCCAACTTTCAGGGAGTTACCACCACCTACTCTGGACCTCTTTGATTTGGATGAAACATTCTCATCTGAGACAGCTCGTCTTGCTCAGATTACCAACAAAT gtACAGAAGACGATTTGGAGTTTTATGTGAGAAAGTGCGGTGACATTCTTGGGGTAACAAATTCACTTCCAAGAGATGAGCAAGATGCTAAACACATTCTAGAACACATCTTCTTCCAGGTGGTGGAGTTCAAGAAGTTAAATCAG GAACATGATTTGGATACAAGTGAAGCTGAATTCCAGAGCAGCTAG